The Erythrobacter sp. JK5 genome includes a region encoding these proteins:
- a CDS encoding YadA-like family protein, with protein MNKLLLLTGAATCALFAFQPAPAAATECSNEGVPTSTPPDDGGTREENTACGNAADASGTSSANTAFGAEADASGNIDANTAIGFRANASNGFGSTAVGSRSNATGRDAAAFGRNSVATGPDATALGPFAEATGVTAIAIGGDSNDIGETGAQATGDLSIAIGADSLASGISSTAIGDRAIANNERTIALGTVTTASGMDALALGTLAAATARRAISIGESSTASGDAAIAIGADGDASDVGAQATGDRSVALGADATASFAETVAIGAGAQATNINAAAVGQNARARGNDSTALGSNALAQGNASVAIGISAFAQDSSGVAIGNRSDSRGNGAISIGVFSNANRDRATAVGENADALALSASAFGNDSRASGTSSTALGHAAQATARDATAVGAGALANGDKTTALGHNSLASDRATIAIGFDAQATQQGSIAIGSVNPGVIPEAQRGARATGALSVALGNQTVASGPVGTALGFGSSALARSAIGIGNNAFAEGEESVALGAFTFALGKGSIALGQEASAEATSSIAIGGDGLDSDFLGARATGQQTTALGADAFASGLNTSALGAGSNASGVQSTAVGAGAGASGVGALAFGAFSQARGNQSTALGFASFAPALQSTAIGSASQATGENATAIGRQALARADQATAIGNGATADFTASTAVGTGATTTAANQVTLGGTGSAVRIGDIEASTLAQQGPVDVVTVDQNGTLGRQQVATAASVQNVRTSINALSAITDAQFNQLSGQVMSLDSRVSGLEFRLEDVDARARGGIAAAAALGSAIALPDKDFVVAGNVATYGGEQGYALTLVGRATENFALTAGVAGNTGEGDVIAQAGFAFGF; from the coding sequence ACCGCTTGCGGCAACGCCGCCGATGCGTCGGGCACCAGTTCTGCAAACACGGCATTTGGTGCCGAAGCGGATGCCAGCGGCAATATCGATGCGAACACCGCGATCGGATTCCGCGCCAATGCCAGCAACGGTTTCGGTTCGACCGCGGTCGGTTCGCGATCGAACGCAACCGGTCGGGATGCAGCGGCGTTTGGAAGGAACAGCGTGGCAACTGGTCCAGATGCGACCGCTCTCGGCCCGTTTGCCGAGGCAACCGGGGTGACAGCCATCGCGATCGGCGGCGACAGCAACGATATCGGCGAAACCGGTGCCCAGGCAACCGGCGACTTGTCCATCGCCATCGGTGCGGACTCGCTCGCTTCGGGCATCTCATCCACCGCAATCGGCGATCGCGCCATTGCCAACAATGAGCGCACCATCGCACTGGGTACCGTCACCACCGCTTCCGGCATGGACGCGCTTGCCCTGGGCACACTTGCCGCTGCCACCGCGCGCCGCGCCATCAGCATCGGTGAAAGCTCGACAGCTAGCGGCGATGCAGCGATCGCGATCGGCGCAGACGGTGACGCATCGGATGTCGGCGCGCAGGCGACGGGCGACCGTTCGGTTGCACTGGGCGCGGATGCGACGGCAAGCTTCGCGGAAACCGTCGCCATCGGTGCGGGCGCGCAAGCGACCAATATCAATGCCGCCGCAGTCGGCCAGAATGCGCGGGCAAGGGGGAATGACTCGACCGCGCTGGGCTCCAATGCCTTGGCTCAAGGCAATGCTTCGGTGGCGATCGGTATCAGTGCATTTGCGCAGGACAGTTCGGGCGTTGCCATCGGCAATAGGAGCGACTCGCGTGGCAATGGAGCGATCTCGATCGGGGTTTTCTCTAACGCCAATAGGGATCGTGCGACGGCGGTCGGCGAAAATGCGGATGCGTTGGCGTTATCCGCTTCAGCCTTCGGCAATGACTCAAGGGCAAGCGGCACATCCTCAACTGCGCTGGGCCATGCCGCACAGGCCACTGCCCGCGACGCGACCGCGGTCGGTGCCGGCGCGCTCGCCAACGGCGACAAAACCACCGCATTGGGGCACAACAGCCTCGCCAGCGACCGGGCCACGATCGCCATCGGCTTCGATGCCCAGGCCACGCAGCAGGGCTCGATTGCCATCGGATCGGTCAACCCCGGAGTCATTCCCGAGGCTCAGCGAGGAGCGCGGGCAACCGGTGCACTCTCGGTCGCTCTCGGCAACCAGACCGTAGCTTCGGGTCCGGTTGGAACGGCGCTCGGCTTCGGGTCCAGCGCGCTCGCCAGATCGGCCATCGGGATCGGCAACAACGCGTTTGCTGAAGGCGAGGAATCGGTCGCGCTGGGGGCCTTTACGTTCGCTTTGGGAAAAGGTTCGATTGCGCTGGGCCAGGAAGCGAGCGCCGAGGCGACCTCATCGATCGCGATTGGCGGCGATGGGCTCGATAGCGACTTCCTGGGCGCGCGGGCCACGGGTCAGCAGACCACGGCGCTGGGTGCGGATGCGTTCGCCTCGGGTCTCAACACGAGCGCGCTGGGTGCGGGTTCGAATGCGAGCGGCGTGCAATCCACGGCTGTGGGCGCGGGGGCCGGTGCAAGCGGTGTGGGTGCATTGGCGTTTGGTGCATTCAGCCAGGCGCGCGGCAACCAGTCGACCGCGCTTGGCTTCGCGAGCTTTGCCCCGGCGCTGCAATCCACCGCAATCGGCAGCGCCTCGCAGGCGACCGGCGAAAACGCCACCGCCATCGGGCGGCAGGCGCTCGCCCGCGCGGATCAGGCAACCGCGATCGGCAACGGAGCCACTGCGGATTTCACCGCCTCCACGGCCGTCGGCACGGGTGCGACCACTACGGCGGCGAACCAGGTGACGCTTGGCGGGACCGGCAGTGCGGTGCGGATCGGCGATATCGAGGCTTCGACCCTCGCCCAGCAAGGGCCGGTCGATGTCGTCACCGTGGACCAGAACGGCACGCTCGGTCGCCAGCAGGTTGCAACCGCGGCCTCCGTGCAGAACGTGCGCACCTCGATCAACGCGCTCTCGGCAATCACCGACGCGCAGTTCAACCAGCTCTCCGGCCAGGTCATGTCGCTCGACAGCCGGGTCTCCGGTCTCGAATTCCGGCTCGAGGATGTCGACGCCCGTGCGCGCGGCGGGATTGCGGCGGCGGCAGCGCTTGGCAGCGCCATCGCCCTGCCCGACAAGGACTTCGTCGTCGCCGGCAACGTCGCGACCTATGGCGGCGAGCAGGGCTATGCGCTGACGCTGGTCGGCCGCGCGACCGAGAACTTCGCGCTGACCGCAGGCGTCGCGGGCAATACCGGCGAAGGCGACGTGATCGCGCAGGCCGGGTTCGCCTTCGGGTTCTAG